The Actinomycetota bacterium genome has a segment encoding these proteins:
- a CDS encoding PhzF family phenazine biosynthesis isomerase, whose product MKRVRIKQVDTFTSVPFAGNPIAVVTEGDELTEDEMVKIAREMDLQTAFILKPTERKADFKVRFYTPRTEVNLLSHASIAAVHTLVEEARFFPKGPVMNIAQQTKAGILPVEIHCRGAEIRKIMITQVKPVFAPFKGSLQRLADVLGINTSEITGAGFPVEIVSTSLPKLMVPLKHLSALQEMKPDFNSLAQLDEDIGACTHVFTLETISPIAVVHTRSFAPKLGILEEVASGIANGALGAYLVKNKIIRGNSPLTLIAEQGHVLNRPSEIIIELHFTDTEVHLIKVGGKAVTVFEGEIFL is encoded by the coding sequence ATGAAGAGGGTCAGGATCAAACAGGTCGATACCTTCACCTCTGTGCCCTTTGCTGGCAATCCCATAGCGGTGGTAACAGAGGGAGACGAGTTGACCGAGGATGAAATGGTAAAAATTGCTCGAGAAATGGATCTTCAAACGGCATTCATTTTAAAACCCACCGAAAGGAAAGCTGATTTTAAAGTTCGCTTTTATACCCCAAGGACTGAAGTGAATCTCTTAAGTCACGCCAGTATCGCCGCCGTCCATACCCTGGTGGAGGAAGCGAGGTTCTTCCCGAAGGGACCCGTTATGAACATCGCTCAGCAAACGAAGGCAGGGATCCTCCCCGTTGAAATTCATTGTCGTGGAGCAGAGATAAGAAAGATCATGATAACTCAGGTAAAACCAGTTTTTGCTCCCTTCAAAGGCTCCCTGCAAAGGTTGGCCGATGTCCTTGGAATCAATACGTCAGAGATAACCGGAGCCGGTTTCCCGGTAGAAATCGTTTCCACCAGTTTGCCGAAGCTCATGGTGCCACTCAAGCATCTATCCGCCCTTCAGGAAATGAAACCCGATTTTAACTCCCTCGCTCAACTCGATGAGGACATCGGGGCTTGTACTCACGTGTTCACCCTTGAAACGATTTCACCCATTGCCGTGGTTCACACGAGATCGTTTGCCCCAAAGCTTGGCATCCTGGAGGAGGTCGCCAGCGGTATTGCCAATGGAGCATTGGGAGCTTATCTGGTGAAGAATAAGATCATAAGGGGAAACTCACCGCTTACTCTCATCGCTGAGCAAGGGCATGTTCTCAACCGTCCAAGCGAGATCATCATAGAATTGCACTTCACCGATACAGAGGTTCATCTGATTAAGGTGGGTGGTAAGGCGGTTACGGTCTTCGAAGGAGAAATTTTCCTATAG
- a CDS encoding D-alanine--D-alanine ligase produces the protein MKVKEKIAVLMGGRSLEREVSLKSGRRVSDALKEKGYKVIQLDIDENLVDNLLREDVDLVYIALHGKYGEDGTVQELLEILGVPYTGPGVYSSIVGFDKVLSKEIFQIEGIPTPKFYALSSGSFKEMGASGVLGEVIKKIGLPIVVKPACQGSALGIKFAKTPEELPSALIGALSYDDKVLLEEYIRGKEVAVSIIGNTDPQPLPVVEIVPQKEFFDFESMYTMGMTDYYVPARISKELTEKVQNTAVKVHRILRCRDVSRVDMIIGEDEVPYVLELNTSPGMTETSLLPMAAKAAGMEFPDLVDKLVRLALER, from the coding sequence ATGAAGGTGAAAGAGAAAATTGCCGTACTCATGGGAGGGCGCTCTTTAGAAAGGGAGGTATCGCTAAAAAGCGGCCGCAGGGTTTCCGACGCCCTTAAGGAAAAGGGATACAAGGTTATACAACTGGATATAGATGAAAATTTGGTTGATAACCTGCTAAGAGAAGATGTGGATTTGGTATATATCGCCCTCCATGGAAAGTACGGGGAGGATGGAACGGTCCAAGAGCTTCTGGAGATACTCGGTGTCCCTTACACGGGTCCAGGCGTTTACTCAAGTATAGTCGGTTTCGATAAGGTCCTATCAAAGGAAATTTTCCAAATCGAGGGAATCCCCACCCCCAAATTCTATGCGCTGAGCTCGGGGAGCTTTAAGGAGATGGGAGCCTCGGGTGTTCTGGGCGAGGTGATCAAAAAAATAGGTTTACCGATTGTGGTCAAACCCGCCTGCCAGGGTTCGGCTCTGGGCATAAAGTTCGCAAAGACGCCGGAAGAGTTGCCCAGTGCCTTGATTGGAGCCTTGAGTTATGATGATAAGGTACTTTTGGAGGAATATATCAGGGGAAAGGAAGTGGCGGTAAGCATCATCGGAAATACCGATCCCCAACCCTTACCTGTGGTGGAGATCGTTCCCCAAAAAGAATTCTTCGATTTTGAGTCCATGTATACAATGGGGATGACCGATTACTACGTGCCCGCAAGGATATCGAAGGAACTCACCGAAAAAGTCCAGAACACCGCGGTTAAAGTTCATCGCATCCTTAGGTGCCGCGATGTCTCACGAGTGGATATGATAATTGGCGAGGACGAGGTTCCCTACGTACTTGAGCTCAATACCAGCCCTGGAATGACCGAAACGAGCCTTCTTCCCATGGCCGCCAAAGCGGCGGGAATGGAATTTCCAGATTTGGTGGACAAGCTAGTGAGATTAGCACTCGAAAGATAA